The sequence CCGTCTTGGTCAGCAGCGGGGCGCCGCCGAAGGAGAACGCGGCGTTGATCTTGTTGACGCCGTGTCCGGGAATCTCGACCTGCGAGTCGCGCGGCAGGCTCAGCAGGGTCGGCGGTGTGTCGTTGTCCGGTATGTGGACGAGCATGATCGTGTCGGTTCGCCTGCCCCCGGTGTCGCCGGTGGACAGCTCCGCCATCTGCTCCTCGTCCAATCCTTCACGGGAGTCCGACCCGACGAGCAGCCAGTTCGTGCCCTCGGCTGCGGCCGGTCTTCCCTCGTAGTCGCCGGGCAGTGCGTCGATGCGGTTGATGGAGAACTCCAGGTACACCCACACGGCACCCAGCAACAGCACGAGCACGAGCACGAGGCTCGTGAGCACCTTCTTGAACGACGGCCGCTTGCGACGGGGATCACCGCCGGGGCGCGGCCTCCGATCGCCGGGCGGCGGTGGCTGCGGCGGTCGCGGCGCGGCCCTCGTCGGCTGCGGCGGACGCGCCGCCTGCCCTGCCCTGGCGCTGCCCGGTACGGGCATCATCCGTGCCTGTTGCTGCTGGCGCCCTTGTGGCGGCCTCCGGCCCGGAGGCGGTGGCCGGTGTCCACCCTGGTGCCCGCCGTAGGTCATGGCCACTCCGATCGGTTCGCGCGGCTGTCGTTCTGGCACGCATACCTAACCGCATGTCTCATGGCGTAGACGCGGCATCCCCCGGTCAGGTTGTGCCGACCACCGGACCACCACACCCAAAGCGGACATTTACGCACAGAAAGTGCGGCTCACAGTGTCAGTCGCCACCGGAGTGGTGCCTGCTGCGCGAAGGCGCGGGCGAGCAGGCCACGTTCGGGCAGCAACCCCGCGGTCTGGACAGCGAACTCGGCGGCGAGCCGGTTCCACACGGCGGGCCTGCGCAGCAGCGCATGACTCTCCGCGGCCACGTCGAACCGCGCCAGCCGCTCGGCATGAGCGTCGGCACGCTCGGCGTACCGGTAGGAGTCCCCTGGCCCGGTCACGCGATCGAGGACGCCGTGCGCGATCACGACGGCGCGTCCTGTCACCGGCTCGACCGGATCGGACTCCGGAGTCCACGGCGCGAAGGCACACACGCCGCGTACGGCCTCGTCGTCGCACACCTGGAGTGCCACCCGCCCGCCCATGGAGTGGCCCACCAGGACGACGGGAAGGCCGGGACGCTCGGCTCTGATGGCCCGCAGCGCCCACCGCGCGTCCTCGACGGGATGGCGGTGGGGTTCGTTCCAGCCGCGGACCCGGTTGCGCAGCAGCCGCACCTCCAGCCCGTGCCGGGCGCCCGCCGACCGAATGGCCTGAGCCACCGGGACCATGCGCAGGTAGGCGAGGCGCCATGGCCGGACGACGTCGGCCCCGTACTCGGCTCCCCCATGCAGCACGAGAGCCACGGCCCTGGGCCGCGCACCGCTCGACGACAACGTGGACAGTGAGGGCCGCCCCTCGCCGAGGGTCCTCATGCGGCCGACCGCTCGTCCGTGGCGAACTGGGTGTCGTGCAGCTCCGCGTACCGTCCTCCGAGCGCCAGCAGCTCCCTGTGGGTACCGCGCTCGGTGATCCGGCCTTCCTCGACGACGAGGATCTGATCGGCGGCCCTGACGGTGGACAGCCGGTGGGCGATGACGATGGCCGTCCTCCCGCTCAACGCGTCGGCCAGTGCCTCACCGACCGCGGCCTCGGACTCGGAGTCCAGGTGCGCGGTGGCCTCGTCGAGCACCACCACCCTCGGCCGCGCGAGCAGCAGCCTCGCGATGGTGAGCCGTTGCCGCTCACCTCCTGAGAGGCGGTAACCCCGCTCGCCCACCACGGTGTCGAGGCCGTCGGGCAGCGAGCGAACGAGATTCTCCAGCCTGGCCCTGCGCAGCGCGTCCCAGATCTCGTCGTCGCAGGCCTCGGGCCGCGCGTATGCGAGGTTGGCCCTGACGGTGTCGTGGAAGAGGTGCCCGTCCTGCGTGACGAATCCCACGGTGCGGCGCAGCGACTCGAACGAGAGGTCGCGGACATCGACTCCGGCGAGCCGCACGGCACCGGAGTCCACGTCGTAGAGCCGTGCGACCAGCGAGGCGATGGTTGACTTGCCCGCTCCCGACGGCCCCACCAGCGCCACCATCTGCCCAGCCCCGGCCAGGAAACTCACGCCGTGCACCACCTGTTCCCCGCCCCGGGTATCCAGTGTGGACACTTCTTCGAGCGAGGCCAGCGAGTAGCCCTCCGCCGACGGGTAGGCGAACCGCACGTCGTCGAACTCGACGGAGACACCACCGGACGGCAGCGGGATGGGATCGGGGCGCTCGGTGATCATGGGCTTGAGGTCGAGCACCTCGAAGACGCGCTCGAACGACACCAGAGCGGTCATGACGTCAACACGGACGTTCGCCAGCGCCGTCAACGGCGTGTACAGGCGCGTGAGCAGCAGGGCGAGCGCCACCACCGTGCCAGGGTCGAGGCGGCCGGTGAGCGCGAGCCACCCGCCGAGCCCGTAGACGAGCGCCTGCGCCAGCGCGGACACCAGGGTCAGGCTGGTCATGAACCAGCGGGTGAGCATCGCCGTGCGGACACCGATGTCGCGCACCCGCCCCGCCCGCCTGCCGAACTCGTCCACCTCGGCCTTCGGCCTGCCGAACAGCTTGACGAGCGTGGCGCCCGCCGCGGAGAAGCGCTCCGTCATCTGGGTCGTCATGGCCGCGTTGAGCTCGGCCGACTCGTGCTGGAGATCGGCCATTCTCCTGCCGATCCGGCGCGCGGGCAGCACGAAGACCGGGAGGAGCACGAGCGCGAGCACAGTCACCTGCCACGACAGCGTCACCATCACGGCGAGTGAGAGCACCAGTTGGATGACGTTGGTGACGAGGCCGGACAGGGTCGCGGTGAATGTGCGCTGCGCGCCGATGACGTCGTTGTTGAGCCTGCTCACCAGCGCGCCGGTGCGGCTGCGCAGGAAGAACGCGACGGGCATGCGCTGAACGTGCTCGAACACCGTCCTGCGCAGATCGAGGATGAGTCCCTCACCGATGTGGGCGGACTGCCAGCGTTCGGCGAGTCCCAGCACCGCGTCGGCGACGGCGATGGCGGCGATGGCCACCGCGAGCCAGACGACTGTGGACACCGATCGGCCCTCGACGATGGCGTTGACGACACGCCCAGCCAGAAGCGGTGTGGTGACCGCCAGCACGGCACCGATCATCGTCAGCGCGAGGAAGACGAGAAGCCTCCGCCGATGCGGCTTCGCGAACGACGCCACCCTGCGGACGGTGCCCTTGCGCAACCCTCGGGGTGCGTCGGCCGAGTTCATCGCCCCCCGGAGCAGCGACCACGTGTTGTCCACTCGCCAACAACCCTTCTCATTCCGGTGCTCACCACAACAGCGGCGGCACCGTGGATCTTCCCGTGCCGTGAGGATCGCCCCTGCCTGGCTTTCGCGTTCCGGACGATTCTGCCGGGCGCCACCGACAGTGTCACCGCCCTCGGTACGCTCGACCGCCATGGGGAGACAGGCGCAGGAGGAAACCGAGCCCGCACGGGCAGGCACGTTCGGCCGTGTGCGGTCGGCGCTCGCACGGCGGCCGCTCACCGTCGATGCGCTGCTCTACCTCGGATGCGCCTGCTACGCACTGGTGATGGCGCTGACGGACAAACACTTCGGCTATCGCGTCTGGGGCGCCTTCGCCGTCGCGGGGTACGGACTCGCGCTGGTCCACACCTGCCTGCTGCTGCTGACCCCACGCGCCGAGCACAGCCGACTGCGCTCACGATGGGTCGGAGTGGGCGCAGTCGCCGCCGTCGGCATGGTGGCCCCGCTGGTGACGTTGCTCGTGCGACGACAGGTCTCAGGCGGAGACTGGACCGACGCCGAGGGGCTGTGGAACGCCCAGCCCGAAGTGTGGGTGATCGAGAGAGCCGCGAGTGCTCTGCTGTCCACCGGAACGCCCTACCTGGACATCGCCGCGCTCGACCGCGCCCCGCACGTCCACGACTACACGCCTTACGGCCCCGTGATGGCGGTGTTCGGTCTCCCTCGGGCGCTGGCAGGCGGCAGCCCGGTGACGGACGCGCTCACCGATGCCCGCATCGTCTTCGCGCTCGTGGCGGCCGGTTGCGTCGTCGCGAGCCTGCGGCTGCTGCGGCCTCGGTCGGTTCCGATCCGGGGTGCGCAGCTCGCGGTCGTGTTCCCCTTGACAGCGCTGACCTGGGCGACCGCAGGACCCGACTTCGCGATCGTGAGCGTGATCGTGCTGGCTGTCGCACTCGCCGCCACCGGCCGGACTGGATGGGCGGCGCTCGCGTGCGCGCTCGTGACGAGCGCGAAGCTGATCGCCGCGCCCGCCGCCGTGGTGATCGGTTTCCTCGTCGCGAGCCGGTGGGGCGGACGCGCACTCGCCCGTTTCGCGGTGGTGTTCGCCGGTGTCACAGCGGTGGTGACCGTGCCGGTTGTCCTGGTGAACCCGGGGGCGTTC comes from Saccharomonospora xinjiangensis XJ-54 and encodes:
- a CDS encoding alpha/beta hydrolase, which translates into the protein MRTLGEGRPSLSTLSSSGARPRAVALVLHGGAEYGADVVRPWRLAYLRMVPVAQAIRSAGARHGLEVRLLRNRVRGWNEPHRHPVEDARWALRAIRAERPGLPVVLVGHSMGGRVALQVCDDEAVRGVCAFAPWTPESDPVEPVTGRAVVIAHGVLDRVTGPGDSYRYAERADAHAERLARFDVAAESHALLRRPAVWNRLAAEFAVQTAGLLPERGLLARAFAQQAPLRWRLTL
- a CDS encoding ABC transporter ATP-binding protein; translated protein: MDNTWSLLRGAMNSADAPRGLRKGTVRRVASFAKPHRRRLLVFLALTMIGAVLAVTTPLLAGRVVNAIVEGRSVSTVVWLAVAIAAIAVADAVLGLAERWQSAHIGEGLILDLRRTVFEHVQRMPVAFFLRSRTGALVSRLNNDVIGAQRTFTATLSGLVTNVIQLVLSLAVMVTLSWQVTVLALVLLPVFVLPARRIGRRMADLQHESAELNAAMTTQMTERFSAAGATLVKLFGRPKAEVDEFGRRAGRVRDIGVRTAMLTRWFMTSLTLVSALAQALVYGLGGWLALTGRLDPGTVVALALLLTRLYTPLTALANVRVDVMTALVSFERVFEVLDLKPMITERPDPIPLPSGGVSVEFDDVRFAYPSAEGYSLASLEEVSTLDTRGGEQVVHGVSFLAGAGQMVALVGPSGAGKSTIASLVARLYDVDSGAVRLAGVDVRDLSFESLRRTVGFVTQDGHLFHDTVRANLAYARPEACDDEIWDALRRARLENLVRSLPDGLDTVVGERGYRLSGGERQRLTIARLLLARPRVVVLDEATAHLDSESEAAVGEALADALSGRTAIVIAHRLSTVRAADQILVVEEGRITERGTHRELLALGGRYAELHDTQFATDERSAA
- a CDS encoding LCP family protein → MTYGGHQGGHRPPPPGRRPPQGRQQQQARMMPVPGSARAGQAARPPQPTRAAPRPPQPPPPGDRRPRPGGDPRRKRPSFKKVLTSLVLVLVLLLGAVWVYLEFSINRIDALPGDYEGRPAAAEGTNWLLVGSDSREGLDEEQMAELSTGDTGGRRTDTIMLVHIPDNDTPPTLLSLPRDSQVEIPGHGVNKINAAFSFGGAPLLTKTVEQATGLRIDHYAEIGFGGFAEVVDAIGGVEMEIPKEMRDTKTGVVIPAGTQTLDGAQALGFVRMRYSDATPRSDLDRVANQRKFIGALAGEIASPATLLNPFDVFPLLGTVPDALTLDTDDHLHHLVGLAWAMRGIGDGGVVTTTVPVTSASAETWDPAKSEALFEALRTDSPIPDDILME
- a CDS encoding glycosyltransferase family 87 protein — translated: MGRQAQEETEPARAGTFGRVRSALARRPLTVDALLYLGCACYALVMALTDKHFGYRVWGAFAVAGYGLALVHTCLLLLTPRAEHSRLRSRWVGVGAVAAVGMVAPLVTLLVRRQVSGGDWTDAEGLWNAQPEVWVIERAASALLSTGTPYLDIAALDRAPHVHDYTPYGPVMAVFGLPRALAGGSPVTDALTDARIVFALVAAGCVVASLRLLRPRSVPIRGAQLAVVFPLTALTWATAGPDFAIVSVIVLAVALAATGRTGWAALACALVTSAKLIAAPAAVVIGFLVASRWGGRALARFAVVFAGVTAVVTVPVVLVNPGAFVEHVLLFPSGLGEVASPAASPLPGRLIASTGEVGTVIALVLLAAAGLAVLLWLIRRPPRTAADAALRIAVGLAAFTMLTTATRFGYLVYVSVLLGAVLVFRNRAAAPLGTGQPGSGTHGDHAPLTSS